A DNA window from Chiroxiphia lanceolata isolate bChiLan1 chromosome 6, bChiLan1.pri, whole genome shotgun sequence contains the following coding sequences:
- the BDNF gene encoding brain-derived neurotrophic factor isoform X3, which yields MTILFLTMVISYFSCMKAAPMKEASLRGQGSLAYPGLRTHGTLESLNGPSAGSRGLTSLADTFEHVIEELLDEDQDIQPSEENKDADLYTSRVMLSSQVPLEPPLLFLLEEYKNYLDAANMSMRVRRHSDPARRGELSVCDSTSEWVTAAEKKTAVDMSGATVTVLEKVPVPKGQLKQYFYETKCNPKGYTKEGCRGIDKRHWNSQCRTTQSYVRALTMDNKKRVGWRFIRIDTSCVCTLTIKRGR from the coding sequence ATGACCATCCTTTTCCTTACTATGGTTATCTCATACTTCAGTTGCATGAAAGCTGCCCCGATGAAAGAAGCTAGTCTAAGAGGACAAGGCAGCTTGGCTTACCCAGGTCTTCGGACCCACGGGACTCTTGAGAGCCTAAATGGGCCCAGTGCTGGTTCAAGAGGACTGACATCGCTGGCAGACACTTTTGAACATGTCATAGAGGAGCTTCTAGATGAGGACCAGGACATCCAGCCCAGTGAGGAGAACAAGGATGCAGACTTGTACACATCCCGAGTCATGCTAAGCAGTCAAGTGCCTTTGGAACCCCCACTGCTCTTTCTGCTTGAGGAGTACAAAAACTACTTGGATGCTGCAAACATGTCCATGAGGGTCCGGCGCCACTCCGATCCAGCTCGCCGTGGGGAACTGAGTGTGTGTGACAGCACGAGTGAGtgggtgacagcagcagagaaaaagactGCAGTGGACATGTCCGGGGCCACCGTCACAGTCCTGGAAAAAGTCCCAGTACCCAAAGGCCAACTGAAGCAATACTTCTATGAGACCAAATGCAACCCTAAGGGGTACACAAaggagggctgcaggggcaTAGACAAGAGGCACTGGAACTCCCAGTGCCGAACTACCCAGTCTTACGTGAGAGCTCTCACCATGGATAATAAAAAGAGAGTTGGCTGGCGCTTCATAAGGATAGACACTTCTTGTGTATGTACATTAACCATTAAAAGGGGAAGATAG
- the BDNF gene encoding brain-derived neurotrophic factor isoform X1: MMIQHSVSYQRTIVKWKTNHRCCSKFHQVRRVMTILFLTMVISYFSCMKAAPMKEASLRGQGSLAYPGLRTHGTLESLNGPSAGSRGLTSLADTFEHVIEELLDEDQDIQPSEENKDADLYTSRVMLSSQVPLEPPLLFLLEEYKNYLDAANMSMRVRRHSDPARRGELSVCDSTSEWVTAAEKKTAVDMSGATVTVLEKVPVPKGQLKQYFYETKCNPKGYTKEGCRGIDKRHWNSQCRTTQSYVRALTMDNKKRVGWRFIRIDTSCVCTLTIKRGR, from the coding sequence TTCCACCAAGTGAGAAGAGTGATGACCATCCTTTTCCTTACTATGGTTATCTCATACTTCAGTTGCATGAAAGCTGCCCCGATGAAAGAAGCTAGTCTAAGAGGACAAGGCAGCTTGGCTTACCCAGGTCTTCGGACCCACGGGACTCTTGAGAGCCTAAATGGGCCCAGTGCTGGTTCAAGAGGACTGACATCGCTGGCAGACACTTTTGAACATGTCATAGAGGAGCTTCTAGATGAGGACCAGGACATCCAGCCCAGTGAGGAGAACAAGGATGCAGACTTGTACACATCCCGAGTCATGCTAAGCAGTCAAGTGCCTTTGGAACCCCCACTGCTCTTTCTGCTTGAGGAGTACAAAAACTACTTGGATGCTGCAAACATGTCCATGAGGGTCCGGCGCCACTCCGATCCAGCTCGCCGTGGGGAACTGAGTGTGTGTGACAGCACGAGTGAGtgggtgacagcagcagagaaaaagactGCAGTGGACATGTCCGGGGCCACCGTCACAGTCCTGGAAAAAGTCCCAGTACCCAAAGGCCAACTGAAGCAATACTTCTATGAGACCAAATGCAACCCTAAGGGGTACACAAaggagggctgcaggggcaTAGACAAGAGGCACTGGAACTCCCAGTGCCGAACTACCCAGTCTTACGTGAGAGCTCTCACCATGGATAATAAAAAGAGAGTTGGCTGGCGCTTCATAAGGATAGACACTTCTTGTGTATGTACATTAACCATTAAAAGGGGAAGATAG
- the BDNF gene encoding brain-derived neurotrophic factor isoform X4 translates to MFHQVRRVMTILFLTMVISYFSCMKAAPMKEASLRGQGSLAYPGLRTHGTLESLNGPSAGSRGLTSLADTFEHVIEELLDEDQDIQPSEENKDADLYTSRVMLSSQVPLEPPLLFLLEEYKNYLDAANMSMRVRRHSDPARRGELSVCDSTSEWVTAAEKKTAVDMSGATVTVLEKVPVPKGQLKQYFYETKCNPKGYTKEGCRGIDKRHWNSQCRTTQSYVRALTMDNKKRVGWRFIRIDTSCVCTLTIKRGR, encoded by the coding sequence TTCCACCAAGTGAGAAGAGTGATGACCATCCTTTTCCTTACTATGGTTATCTCATACTTCAGTTGCATGAAAGCTGCCCCGATGAAAGAAGCTAGTCTAAGAGGACAAGGCAGCTTGGCTTACCCAGGTCTTCGGACCCACGGGACTCTTGAGAGCCTAAATGGGCCCAGTGCTGGTTCAAGAGGACTGACATCGCTGGCAGACACTTTTGAACATGTCATAGAGGAGCTTCTAGATGAGGACCAGGACATCCAGCCCAGTGAGGAGAACAAGGATGCAGACTTGTACACATCCCGAGTCATGCTAAGCAGTCAAGTGCCTTTGGAACCCCCACTGCTCTTTCTGCTTGAGGAGTACAAAAACTACTTGGATGCTGCAAACATGTCCATGAGGGTCCGGCGCCACTCCGATCCAGCTCGCCGTGGGGAACTGAGTGTGTGTGACAGCACGAGTGAGtgggtgacagcagcagagaaaaagactGCAGTGGACATGTCCGGGGCCACCGTCACAGTCCTGGAAAAAGTCCCAGTACCCAAAGGCCAACTGAAGCAATACTTCTATGAGACCAAATGCAACCCTAAGGGGTACACAAaggagggctgcaggggcaTAGACAAGAGGCACTGGAACTCCCAGTGCCGAACTACCCAGTCTTACGTGAGAGCTCTCACCATGGATAATAAAAAGAGAGTTGGCTGGCGCTTCATAAGGATAGACACTTCTTGTGTATGTACATTAACCATTAAAAGGGGAAGATAG